The Henckelia pumila isolate YLH828 chromosome 2, ASM3356847v2, whole genome shotgun sequence genome includes a window with the following:
- the LOC140879543 gene encoding SNF1-related protein kinase catalytic subunit alpha KIN10-like isoform X2 translates to MDGSIQDGSSVDSFLQNYKLGKTLGIGSFGKVKIAEHTLTRHRVAVKILNRKKIKNMDMEEKVRREIKILRLFMHPHIIRLYEVVETHSDIYVVMEYVKSGELFDYIVEKGRLNEEEARTFFQQIISGVEYCHRNMVVHRDLKPENLLLDSKRNVKIADFGLSNIMRDGHFLKTSCGSPNYAAPEVISGKLYAGPEVDVWSCGVILYALLCGTLPFDDENIPNLFKKIKGGIYTLPSHLSAGARDLIPRMLIVDPMKRMTIPDIRAHPWFQAHLPRYLAVPPPDTAQQAKKIDEEILQEVTKMGFDRNALVDSLRNRVQNEGTVTYYLLLDNRCRAFSGYLGAEFQETMEFGSSRMNPTDMVPSPVGQRLSGIDYQQLGGRQFPADKRWALGLQSRAHPREIMTEVLKALQELNVYWKKIGPYNMKCRWIPSSTGHHEGMINDSMHDNHYFGDDSAIIENDGVVKSANVVKFEVQLYKTREDKYLLDLQRVQGPQFLFLDLCAAFLAQLRVL, encoded by the exons ATGGATGGATCAATCCAAGATGGTAGCAGCGTGGATTCTTTTTTGCAGAACTACAAACTTGGGAAAACTCTTGGGATCGGCTCATTCGGTAAAGTTAAAATTGCTGAACATACTTTGACAAGGCACAGAGTTGCTGTCAAGATCCTCAACCGTAAGAAAATAAAGAACATGGATATGGAAGAAAAAG TTAGACGAGAGATCAAAATTTTAAGATTGTTCATGCATCCCCACATTATACGTCTATACGAGGTTGTGGAAACACATTCAGACATATATGTTGTGATGGAGTATGTCAAGTCTGGGGAATTGTTTGATTATATTGTGGAGAAAGGCAGGCTAAATGAGGAGGAAGCTCGCACCTTCTTTCAGCAG ATAATCTCTGGAGTTGAGTACTGCCACAGAAATATGGTTGTTCATAGAGATCTTAAGCCAGAGAACTTGCTTTTGGATTCTAAACGCAATGTGAAGATAGCTGATTTTGGTTTGAGTAATATTATGCGTGATGGCCATTTTCTGAAGACAAGCTGTGGAAGCCCCAACTATGCTGCTCCTGAG GTTATATCTGGGAAGTTATATGCGGGGCCAGAGGTGGATGTCTGGAGTTGTGGTGTTATCCTATATGCGCTTCTCTGTGGCACCCTTCCTTTTGATGATGAAAACATTCCTAaccttttcaaaaaaataaag GGTGGAATATATACCCTTCCCAGCCATTTATCTGCTGGTGCAAGGGATCTGATTCCAAGGATGCTTATAGTTGACCCTATGAAGCGAATGACTATACCTGACATTCGCGCACACCCCTGGTTCCAAGCTCATCTGCCACGTTATTTGGCTGTGCCACCTCCAGATACGGCACAACAAGCTAAAAAG ATTGATGAAGAGATTCTTCAGGAAGTAACCAAGATGGGATTTGACCGGAATGCCCTTGTTGATTCTCTTCGTAACAGGGTTCAAAATGAG GGTACTGTAACATACTATTTGCTGCTAGACAATCGGTGTCGAGCTTTCAGTGGCTACCTTGGAGCTGAGTTCCAAGAAACCATG GAATTCGGGAGTAGTCGGATGAATCCAACTGACATGGTACCATCACCTGTCGGGCAACGGCTATCCGGAATCGACTATCAACAATTAGGAGGAAGGCAGTTTCCTGCTGATAAGAGATGGGCGCTTGGACTCCAG TCTCGAGCCCATCCTCGTGAGATCATGACTGAAGTTCTCAAAGCCCTGCAAGAATTGAATGTTTACTGGAAAAAGATTGGACCTTACAACATGAAGTGCAGGTGGATTCCAAGCAGTACTGGTCACCACGAAGGAATGATTAACGATTCCATGCATGATAACCATTATTTTGGTGATGATTCAGCTATTATAGAGAATGATGGTGTTGTTAAGTCGGCCAATGTCGTCAAGTTTGAAGTTCAG CTTTACAAAACTCGGGAAGACAAGTACTTGCTGGACCTGCAGAGAGTTCAGGGGCCACAGTTTCTGTTTCTCGATCTTTGTGCAGCGTTCCTTGCTCAGCTTCGCGTCCTTTAA
- the LOC140880545 gene encoding tetrahydroberberine oxidase-like yields the protein MKLRSLLALFFLAIFSFSLVVSSAKEHDLDFLECLKKAHESNVYTPTNSSYTSILSFSIQNLRFDAPSTPKPLAIVTPQQEPQIPPVIRCARENEMEIRTRSGGHDYEGLSYVSKVPFLILDLINISGITVDAKSKTAWVQSGATLGSLYYRVAEKSRTLGFPAGLCPTIGVGGHLGGGGYGTLMRKYGLAADNVVDARIVDVNGRILDRKSMGEDLFWAIRGGGGASFGVILAWKVRLVDVPQNVTVFSIDRTLEQNATRLIHKWQSLAHKLEKDLFIRVILSRMNIKPNQGGTGNYTIRATFNSLFVGGIDRLLPMMQESFPELGLVRKDCITMSWIQSILYFTGFPIDSLELLLERKQSSVGYFKAKSDYVQNPIPENGLEGIWRMFFQAEANLQAVMIFTPYGGRMDEIAASSIPFPHRAGNLYKIQHLVFWGAAEAARDSERYLSWIRRLYKYMTPYVSKSPREAYVNYRDLDIGANNDNGTTTSYPQAKIWGSKYFKNNFDRLVRVKTVVDPGNFFKNEQSIPSLVIR from the coding sequence ATGAAGTTGCGAAGCCTTTTGGCACTCTTTTTTCTTGCCATCTTTTCCTTTTCACTTGTAGTTTCTTCTGCCAAGGAACATGACCTTGATTTCCTCGAATGTCTGAAGAAGGCACACGAATCCAACGTTTACACCCCAACCAACTCCTCCTACACATCCATTCTGAGTTTTTCCATCCAAAACCTTAGATTCGACGCCCCGTCCACTCCGAAGCCGCTGGCGATCGTAACACCACAGCAAGAGCCACAAATCCCTCCTGTCATCCGCTGTGCCAGAGAGAATGAGATGGAAATCAGGACGCGGAGCGGCGGCCACGACTACGAGGGCCTTTCTTACGTGTCCAAAGTCCCGTTCTTGATCCTCGACTTGATCAACATCAGCGGGATAACCGTGGACGCCAAGTCGAAAACGGCTTGGGTCCAATCCGGAGCAACTCTCGGCTCTCTGTATTACAGAGTCGCGGAGAAAAGCAGGACCTTGGGGTTCCCCGCCGGCTTGTGCCCCACCATCGGCGTTGGCGGACACCTCGGCGGAGGAGGATACGGCACGTTGATGAGGAAGTACGGCCTGGCCGCGGACAATGTCGTGGATGCAAGAATAGTAGACGTTAATGGCAGGATCCTTGATAGAAAATCCATGGGGGAAGATCTTTTCTGGGCCATCAGAGGCGGCGGCGGCGCGAGTTTTGGTGTGATTCTTGCATGGAAAGTACGACTAGTGGATGTTCCACAAAACGTCACTGTATTCTCCATTGACAGAACCTTGGAGCAGAATGCAACTCGACTCATCCACAAGTGGCAATCTCTTGCGCATAAACTCGAAAAGGATCTGTTCATCAGAGTCATCTTAAGTAGAATGAATATTAAACCCAACCAAGGTGGTACTGGAAACTACACGATCCGTGCTACGTTTAACTCGCTTTTCGTCGGAGGAATCGACAGGTTGCTTCCAATGATGCAAGAAAGTTTCCCTGAATTGGGTTTGGTGAGAAAAGACTGCATCACAATGAGTTGGATTCAGTCGATCCTTTACTTCACGGGGTTCCCTATAGATTCACTCGAGCTCCTACTCGAAAGGAAGCAATCTAGTGTTGGATACTTCAAAGCCAAATCAGACTATGTGCAGAATCCCATCCCTGAAAATGGTCTCGAAGGAATCTGGAGAATGTTTTTCCAAGCTGAAGCCAATCTCCAGGCAGTCATGATCTTCACCCCTTACGGCGGAAGAATGGACGAAATCGCCGCGTCCTCGATTCCGTTCCCTCATAGAGCTGGTAATTTGTACAAGATCCAGCATTTGGTGTTTTGGGGAGCAGCAGAAGCAGCACGAGATTCAGAGAGGTACTTAAGCTGGATAAGAAGACTCTACAAGTACATGACTCCTTATGTTTCGAAATCGCCTAGGGAGGCATATGTCAATTACAGGGATCTTGATATCGGGGCCAACAATGACAATGGAACCACTACTAGTTATCCACAAGCCAAGATTTGGGGTTCcaagtatttcaagaacaatttCGACAGATTGGTTCGAGTGAAAACGGTGGTTGATCCTGGGAATTTCTTCAAGAATGAACAAAGCATTCCTTCACTTGTGATCAGGTAG
- the LOC140883719 gene encoding uncharacterized protein, whose product MASRRNVNYSRLSVDEDDYYDDGNKSQHDPRFNYTPKTFDKIPWKSILLAVFLLLLGCLLLLLSLFIFMGHMEGESSQAYGLLGLGFLTFLPGFYETRIAYYSWRGAQGYRFSSIPDY is encoded by the exons ATGGCTTCTAGACGAAATGTCAACTATAGTCGTCTTTCTGTTGATGAAGATGATTATTACGATGATGGAAACAAAAGTCAACATGATCCGAGATTCAACTACACTCCAAAAACCTTTGATAAGATTCCTTGGAAGTCCATCCTCCTGGCGGTTTTCCTACTCCTCCTTGGATGTCTGCTTCTTTTGCTCTCACTCTTCATCTTCATGGGTCACATGGAAGGGGAATCATCTCAAGCATATGGCCTCTTAGGACTCGGATTCCTTACCTTCCTTCCAG GATTCTATGAGACTCGAATAGCGTACTATTCATGGAGAGGCGCCCAAGGCTATCGCTTTTCATCAATTCCTGATTATTGA
- the LOC140879543 gene encoding SNF1-related protein kinase catalytic subunit alpha KIN10-like isoform X1, with amino-acid sequence MLGGGNMDGSIQDGSSVDSFLQNYKLGKTLGIGSFGKVKIAEHTLTRHRVAVKILNRKKIKNMDMEEKVRREIKILRLFMHPHIIRLYEVVETHSDIYVVMEYVKSGELFDYIVEKGRLNEEEARTFFQQIISGVEYCHRNMVVHRDLKPENLLLDSKRNVKIADFGLSNIMRDGHFLKTSCGSPNYAAPEVISGKLYAGPEVDVWSCGVILYALLCGTLPFDDENIPNLFKKIKGGIYTLPSHLSAGARDLIPRMLIVDPMKRMTIPDIRAHPWFQAHLPRYLAVPPPDTAQQAKKIDEEILQEVTKMGFDRNALVDSLRNRVQNEGTVTYYLLLDNRCRAFSGYLGAEFQETMEFGSSRMNPTDMVPSPVGQRLSGIDYQQLGGRQFPADKRWALGLQSRAHPREIMTEVLKALQELNVYWKKIGPYNMKCRWIPSSTGHHEGMINDSMHDNHYFGDDSAIIENDGVVKSANVVKFEVQLYKTREDKYLLDLQRVQGPQFLFLDLCAAFLAQLRVL; translated from the exons ATGCTTGGTGGTGG GAATATGGATGGATCAATCCAAGATGGTAGCAGCGTGGATTCTTTTTTGCAGAACTACAAACTTGGGAAAACTCTTGGGATCGGCTCATTCGGTAAAGTTAAAATTGCTGAACATACTTTGACAAGGCACAGAGTTGCTGTCAAGATCCTCAACCGTAAGAAAATAAAGAACATGGATATGGAAGAAAAAG TTAGACGAGAGATCAAAATTTTAAGATTGTTCATGCATCCCCACATTATACGTCTATACGAGGTTGTGGAAACACATTCAGACATATATGTTGTGATGGAGTATGTCAAGTCTGGGGAATTGTTTGATTATATTGTGGAGAAAGGCAGGCTAAATGAGGAGGAAGCTCGCACCTTCTTTCAGCAG ATAATCTCTGGAGTTGAGTACTGCCACAGAAATATGGTTGTTCATAGAGATCTTAAGCCAGAGAACTTGCTTTTGGATTCTAAACGCAATGTGAAGATAGCTGATTTTGGTTTGAGTAATATTATGCGTGATGGCCATTTTCTGAAGACAAGCTGTGGAAGCCCCAACTATGCTGCTCCTGAG GTTATATCTGGGAAGTTATATGCGGGGCCAGAGGTGGATGTCTGGAGTTGTGGTGTTATCCTATATGCGCTTCTCTGTGGCACCCTTCCTTTTGATGATGAAAACATTCCTAaccttttcaaaaaaataaag GGTGGAATATATACCCTTCCCAGCCATTTATCTGCTGGTGCAAGGGATCTGATTCCAAGGATGCTTATAGTTGACCCTATGAAGCGAATGACTATACCTGACATTCGCGCACACCCCTGGTTCCAAGCTCATCTGCCACGTTATTTGGCTGTGCCACCTCCAGATACGGCACAACAAGCTAAAAAG ATTGATGAAGAGATTCTTCAGGAAGTAACCAAGATGGGATTTGACCGGAATGCCCTTGTTGATTCTCTTCGTAACAGGGTTCAAAATGAG GGTACTGTAACATACTATTTGCTGCTAGACAATCGGTGTCGAGCTTTCAGTGGCTACCTTGGAGCTGAGTTCCAAGAAACCATG GAATTCGGGAGTAGTCGGATGAATCCAACTGACATGGTACCATCACCTGTCGGGCAACGGCTATCCGGAATCGACTATCAACAATTAGGAGGAAGGCAGTTTCCTGCTGATAAGAGATGGGCGCTTGGACTCCAG TCTCGAGCCCATCCTCGTGAGATCATGACTGAAGTTCTCAAAGCCCTGCAAGAATTGAATGTTTACTGGAAAAAGATTGGACCTTACAACATGAAGTGCAGGTGGATTCCAAGCAGTACTGGTCACCACGAAGGAATGATTAACGATTCCATGCATGATAACCATTATTTTGGTGATGATTCAGCTATTATAGAGAATGATGGTGTTGTTAAGTCGGCCAATGTCGTCAAGTTTGAAGTTCAG CTTTACAAAACTCGGGAAGACAAGTACTTGCTGGACCTGCAGAGAGTTCAGGGGCCACAGTTTCTGTTTCTCGATCTTTGTGCAGCGTTCCTTGCTCAGCTTCGCGTCCTTTAA
- the LOC140877192 gene encoding uncharacterized protein, whose translation MISGGSTDGDSNRARKSWSKRKVLGIEARRPDPCPVITFGPEDLEGVCLPHNDALLIRAQVTNYDIRRVFVDSGSSVNVIFQDAFEQMDLRGCEVNPVKTSLYGFAGHTIRPKGEVRLPITLGSGDTKKTVMALFTVVEAPSSYNIILGRPALNAFRAVASAYHQKIKFPVGDRVGEVKGDQHSSRWCYADTIRVDNKWA comes from the coding sequence ATGATTTCAGGAGGATCCACTGACGGGGACTCTAATAGGGCTCGAAAATCTTGGAGCAAAAGAAAGGTCCTGGGAATCGAGGCCCGGAGACCAGATCCCTGCCCAGTCATTACATTTGGGCCCGAGGATTTGGAGGGAGTGTGTCTACCCCACAACGATGCTTTACTCATCCGAGCGCAGGTGACTAACTATGACATAAGAAGGGTGTTTGTGGATTCGGGGAGTTCTGTGAATGTCATTTTCCAGGATGCATTTGAGCAAATGGACTTGCGGGGATGTGAGGTTAACCCTGTAAAAACATCCCTGTATGGGTTTGCAGGACATACCATTCGGCCTAAAGGAGAAGTACGGTTGCCTATTACGTTAGGATCGGGCGATACAAAGAAGACTGTCATGGCCCTCTTCACCGTGGTAGAGGCCCCATCTTCCTACAATATTATCCTGGGAAGGCCGGCCTTAAATGCCTTTAGGGCTGTCGCTTCCGCTTACCACCAAAAGATCAAATTCCCGGTGGGGGATCGAGTGGGCGAAGTAAAGGGAGATCAACACTCATCCCGATGGTGTTATGCGGACACCATCCGGGTGGATAACAAGTGGGCATGA